A region of Papaver somniferum cultivar HN1 unplaced genomic scaffold, ASM357369v1 unplaced-scaffold_160, whole genome shotgun sequence DNA encodes the following proteins:
- the LOC113337565 gene encoding beta-D-glucosyl crocetin beta-1,6-glucosyltransferase-like — MDSSPNVEEHNIRRIRVLLFPWLAHGHISPFLELAKRFAQRNFNTYLCSTPINLSSIKDKLSRDQQPENTLIQLIELNLPSLPNLPPHYHTTKSLPPHLMQTLKKAFDLSAPSFSDILSTIKPNLLVYDFIQPWAPSLASQLNIPAVQLLTTGAAFTSFCFHLYEKSPDTKFPFPSLYIPNYVNRTFIERASSPEGIEDRYRFTQCVDKSIDVVLINTFKEIEEKYLDYLSCVYGKEFVPIGPLVQTDTDSTSCEMNKFSEWLVNKEISSVVFVSVGTEYFMSKEEIQEVAYGLELSEVNFIWVIRFPDNHEGDVGLAQVLPKGFMERIGEKGIVVEKWAPQAKILGSSKIGGFVSHCGWNSVLESMKYSVPIIAMPMHLDQPVNARLVVELGLGVEVKRDKDGKLDRREIREVIRKVLMGKEGMEVKRNAVEMSEMMRHKGNKDIELLVQKFERLCDKGRTRNEQ; from the coding sequence ATGGATTCATCACCAAACGTAGAAGAACATAATATTAGAAGAATCCGAGTTCTACTGTTTCCATGGTTAGCTCATGGACACATATCTCCATTCTTGGAACTAGCTAAAAGATTCGCTCAAAGAAACTTCAACACTTATCTTTGCTCTACACCCATAAACTTATCTTCCATTAAAGATAAACTCAGTCGTGATCAACAACCCGAAAATACGTTAATCCAACTAATAGAACTTAATCTTCCTTCACTTCCAAATCTTCCTCCTCATTACCATACAACAAAATCACTCCCACCTCATCTTATGCAAACTTTGAAAAAAGCCTTTGATTTATCAGCACCATCTTTCAGTGACATACTTTCTACTATTAAACCGAACTTACTTGTTTACGATTTCATTCAACCATGGGCTCCAAGTCTAGCTTCTCAGTTGAACATCCCAGCAGTCCAACTGTTAACCACTGGTGCAGCTTTTACGTCCTTCTGTTTTCACCTCTATGAGAAAAGTCCAGACACTAAGTTCCCGTTTCCTTCGCTTTATATCCCCAATTATGTAAACCGTACATTTATCGAGCGTGCTTCTAGTCCCGAAGGTATCGAAGACAGATATCGTTTTACTCAGTGTGTCGACAAATCGATAGACGTAGTGTTGATCAATACTTTTAAGGAGATTGAAGAAAAATATCTAGATTATCTCTCTTGTGTGTATGGAAAAGAATTTGTACCCATTGGTCCTCTTGTTCAAACCGATACTGATAGTACTAGTTGTGAAATGAACAAGTTTAGTGAATGGCTTGTTAACAAAGAGATTTCATCAGTGGTATTCGTGTCAGTTGGTACAGAGTATTTCATGTCAAAAGAAGAGATACAAGAAGTTGCTTATGGTTTAGAGCTCAGCGAAGTGAATTTCATATGGGTTATTAGGTTTCCTGATAATCATGAAGGAGATGTTGGTCTGGCTCAAGTTTTACCAAAAGGGTTCATGGAGAGGATTGGGGAGAAAGGAATTGTAGTGGAAAAATGGGCACCACAAGCAAAAATACTAGGGAGTAGCAAAATTGGAGGATTTGTGAGTCATTGTGGATGGAATTCAGTGTTGGAGAGTATGAAATATAGTGTTCCTATAATAGCCATGCCAATGCATCTTGATCAACCAGTAAATGCAAGATTGGTGGTGGAGCTTGGTTTGGGTGTTGAGGTTAAGAGGGATAAGGATGGGAAGTTGGACAGAAGAGAGATAAGAGAAGTGATTAGAAAGGTGTTGATGGGAAAAGAAGGAATGGAAGTCAAAAGGAATGCTGTGGAAATGAGTGAGATGATGAGACACAAGGGAAATAAAGATATTGAGCTACTAGTGCAGAAATTTGAAAGGCTCTGTGACAAAGGAAGAACAAGAAATGAACAGTGA
- the LOC113337566 gene encoding mitochondrial phosphate carrier protein 3, mitochondrial-like, whose amino-acid sequence MPENSSRQSLIPNYLYSTFTKNSIDLEKYSNGNPTFPYSSTAAATVPYSVVAASPNEPGRKIKMYSPSYYAACTVGGSLCCGITHMAVTPLDLVKCNMQIDPAKYKSISSGFGVLHKEQGVRGFFRGWVPTLLGYSAQGACKYGFYEFFKKYYSDLAGPENAVKYKTLIYLAGSASAEIIADVALCPMEAVKVRVQTQPGFARGLSDGLPKIIRAEGYGGLYKGLVPLWGRQIPYTMMKFTSFETIVENIYKHVTPKPKDECSKSMQLGVSIGGGYIAGVLCAIVSHPADNLVSFLNNAKDATVADAVRKMGVVGLFTRGLPLRIVMIGTLSAAQWGIYDAFKVFVGLPSTGGVPSLPTPSPEFVEV is encoded by the exons ATGCCAGAAAACTCATCACGTCAATCTCTGATTCCAAATTATCTATACTCAACATTTACAAAGAATTCGATTGATTTGGAAAAGTATTCGAATGGAAATCCAACTTTCCCTTattcatcaacagcagcagcaacagtgccttattctgttgttgctgcttcgCCAAATGAACCTGGAAGAAAGATAAAGATGTATTCACCATCTTACTACGCAGCATGCACTGTTGGTGGAAGTCTTTGTTGTGGAATTACTCATATGGCTGTTACTCCTCTAGATCTTGTCAAATGTAATATGCAG ATTGATCCTGCAAAATACAAGAGCATCTCGTCCGGTTTTGGGGTTCTACATAAAGAACAAGGAGTTAGAGGTTTCTTCAGGGGTTGGGTGCCTACCCTGCTTGGTTACAGTGCGCAGGGTGCCTGCAAGTATGGGTTTTATGAATTCTTCAAGAAGTACTACTCTGACCTTGCTGGGCCAGAGAACGCAGTCAAATACAAGACTCTTATCTACCTAGCTGGTTCTGCATCCGCTGAGATCATTGCCGATGTTGCTTTGTGTCCCATGGAGGCTGTGAAAGTACGAGTCCAAACTCAGCCTGGGTTTGCAAGGGGATTGTCAGATGGACTTCCGAAGATCATCAGGGCTGAAGGCTATGGCGG GTTATACAAGGGTCTTGTTCCTCTCTGGGGTCGACAGATTCCAT ACACTATGATGAAGTTCACATCATTTGAGACCATAGTGGAGAACATTTACAAGCACGTTACCCCCAAGCCCAAGGATGAATGCAGTAAATCCATGCAATTGGGTGTCAGCATTGGTGGTGGATACATTGCTGGTGTCTTATGTGCTATTGTTTCTCATCCTGCTGATAATCTTGTTTCGTTCCTCAACAATGCAAAGGATGCCACTGTTGCAGAT GCTGTGAGGAAGATGGGTGTCGTGGGTCTATTTACTCGTGGCCTTCCATTGCGCATTGTTATGATTGGAACCCTTAGTGCAGCACAATGGGGTATCTACGATGCTTTTAAAGTGTTTGTGGGGCT GCCGTCAACTGGAGGAGTTCCTTCCCTACCCACGCCTTCCCCTGAATTCGTGGAGGTTTAA